A DNA window from Sporosarcina sp. ANT_H38 contains the following coding sequences:
- a CDS encoding chemotaxis response regulator protein-glutamate methylesterase: MRKGVDDLNIGNRKKALVVDDSAFMRKLISDFLSGHPEIEVIGTARNGKEAVEKVKSLNPDFVTMDIEMPIMNGLEALKEIMSCNPLPIVMLSSTTKIGAENTILAMEYGAVDFVAKPGGAISLNLHEVKEEILGKVIAASGVQMSTLTKKYADRRLPKLIISDSRDSQVEKKVELSSFSNKQKQMHNVSKNKISKTGKTFVIIGTSTGGPRALQEVLTGLPASIGIPILIVQHMPPGFTKSLADRLDGLCDIHVKEAEDGELLENGTAYIAPGGKHLKMMKKGMTYCVQLDAVDPLRMGHRPSVDVLLESAAENTELNFLTVIMTGMGHDGKSGMEVLRKNGKTITIAESAKTSVVYGMPKAIKEAGFADEVVDLNDISETIMRIIKS; encoded by the coding sequence TTGCGAAAGGGCGTGGATGATTTGAATATAGGCAATCGCAAAAAAGCGCTTGTTGTGGACGATTCAGCGTTTATGCGTAAGCTCATATCCGATTTTCTCTCTGGACATCCTGAAATTGAAGTGATTGGGACTGCTCGCAATGGCAAAGAGGCAGTTGAAAAAGTAAAATCGCTGAATCCAGACTTCGTAACAATGGATATCGAAATGCCGATTATGAATGGTCTTGAAGCGCTGAAAGAAATAATGTCTTGCAATCCACTGCCTATCGTAATGTTGTCGAGTACAACAAAAATAGGTGCAGAAAACACGATTCTAGCTATGGAATACGGTGCAGTTGACTTCGTTGCGAAGCCGGGTGGTGCCATATCCTTGAACCTTCACGAAGTGAAGGAAGAAATCCTTGGAAAGGTCATTGCTGCTTCGGGGGTACAGATGTCTACGTTGACTAAAAAATATGCTGATCGGCGTTTGCCGAAGCTAATCATTTCGGATTCACGTGACAGTCAAGTTGAGAAAAAGGTGGAGTTATCATCTTTTTCAAATAAACAAAAACAGATGCATAACGTCTCTAAAAATAAGATTTCCAAAACTGGCAAAACATTTGTTATAATAGGTACATCGACAGGGGGTCCTAGGGCACTGCAAGAGGTACTAACCGGTTTACCCGCCTCAATCGGTATTCCAATTCTTATTGTTCAACATATGCCTCCAGGTTTTACAAAATCCCTTGCAGATAGGCTGGATGGTCTTTGTGATATTCATGTAAAAGAAGCAGAAGATGGCGAGTTGCTAGAAAACGGAACTGCTTATATTGCGCCGGGTGGCAAGCATCTTAAAATGATGAAAAAAGGCATGACTTACTGTGTACAATTGGATGCAGTAGATCCTTTGCGTATGGGACATCGACCTTCCGTGGATGTTCTTCTCGAGTCAGCTGCAGAAAATACTGAACTGAACTTTTTGACTGTCATCATGACAGGTATGGGGCATGACGGGAAAAGCGGCATGGAAGTGCTTCGGAAAAATGGGAAAACAATCACCATTGCTGAATCGGCAAAGACATCGGTCGTATATGGCATGCCAAAAGCAATAAAAGAAGCTGGTTTTGCTGATGAAGTCGTGGACTTAAACGACATATCAGAAACTATTATGAGAATAATAAAGTCTTAA
- a CDS encoding MinD/ParA family protein: MRDQAETLRHRMLKSQGKLSKSIAIVSGKGGVGKSNFSTNFAHALLSKDKKVIIIDMDIGMGNIHIILGMTPRNSLKDYLLGEKEIDEVVNEAPGGLSFISGGSGLDMVMEWSKEMFDRLIEAFEHLQQTYDFILFDMGAGATQRTIELIVAVDEIIVISTTEPTSITDAYSMMKFICLQDPDKEFGIVGNRVSKGDDGNDAVTRLQYAMRKFLGKETKILGFLPEDPVVHKAVLAQEPFLLLFPNAPISKRMMAIAEIFVKPSFEEEYQQGEGFLGKLRSIFAKGRG; the protein is encoded by the coding sequence ATGCGTGATCAGGCAGAAACACTTAGGCATAGGATGCTAAAATCCCAAGGAAAACTATCAAAATCGATTGCTATTGTCAGTGGAAAAGGTGGTGTTGGAAAATCCAATTTTTCGACAAATTTTGCTCACGCACTTTTATCTAAAGACAAGAAAGTAATTATCATTGATATGGACATCGGAATGGGCAATATTCATATTATTCTTGGAATGACGCCGCGAAATAGTTTGAAAGACTATTTGCTAGGGGAAAAAGAAATAGATGAAGTAGTAAATGAAGCGCCTGGAGGTTTGTCCTTCATTTCCGGAGGTTCTGGGCTAGATATGGTAATGGAATGGTCGAAAGAAATGTTTGATAGGTTGATAGAGGCGTTTGAACATCTACAACAAACATATGATTTCATCTTGTTTGATATGGGGGCGGGGGCAACGCAACGTACAATTGAATTGATTGTCGCTGTCGATGAAATCATCGTCATTTCGACGACAGAGCCTACTTCCATCACAGATGCCTACTCCATGATGAAGTTTATTTGCCTGCAAGACCCTGACAAAGAATTCGGGATCGTCGGCAACCGTGTTTCAAAAGGGGATGATGGTAATGATGCTGTAACGAGACTTCAGTATGCGATGCGAAAGTTCCTGGGGAAAGAAACTAAGATTCTTGGTTTCTTGCCAGAAGACCCAGTAGTTCACAAAGCGGTTCTTGCACAGGAGCCATTTCTGCTATTATTTCCAAACGCTCCTATTTCAAAAAGAATGATGGCGATTGCTGAGATTTTTGTCAAGCCAAGTTTTGAAGAGGAGTATCAACAAGGGGAAGGCTTCCTCGGGAAATTGAGGAGCATCTTTGCGAAAGGGCGTGGATGA
- the flhF gene encoding flagellar biosynthesis protein FlhF, whose protein sequence is MKMKKYTAESMVDAMKKVRMDFGDDAIILSSNVVKSKGFLGLFKKKVVEVVAGFDEPAPKIEETVFLPISSHTEKDDGASMELKKEMTEMKKMLKDMQQAASHSRFPDEMKPLLTHLEKQGLSVNFITELGENLYDRMKAEKKYFTNEEQLVIVKQFLEREIGDLPFGGISFNKKFINVLGPTGVGKTTTIAKIAARALLENKKKIGFITTDTYRIAAIEQLRTYANLLQAPVEIAYNSTDFEKALEKLADRDLIFIDTAGRNYKETKFVEDLARLIDFSLDMESYLVLSLTSKEEDMRVIVEQFKSFAVEKFIFTKMDETGSIGPMFNLMKDYGIGTAYYTDGQEVPEDITEADSMKLITLLLKGVYDA, encoded by the coding sequence ATGAAAATGAAAAAGTATACCGCGGAATCAATGGTAGATGCCATGAAAAAAGTTCGTATGGATTTTGGCGATGATGCGATTATTCTTAGTTCGAATGTTGTTAAATCTAAAGGTTTTCTCGGCTTATTTAAAAAGAAAGTTGTCGAAGTTGTTGCGGGGTTTGACGAACCGGCTCCAAAAATAGAAGAAACTGTTTTTTTGCCAATTTCATCACACACTGAAAAAGATGACGGTGCGTCTATGGAACTAAAAAAAGAAATGACTGAAATGAAAAAGATGTTGAAGGATATGCAGCAAGCCGCTAGTCATTCCCGTTTTCCTGATGAAATGAAACCGTTACTTACACATCTTGAAAAACAGGGATTGTCCGTAAATTTCATTACCGAGTTAGGTGAGAATCTTTACGATAGAATGAAAGCGGAGAAAAAATATTTTACAAATGAAGAGCAACTTGTCATTGTGAAGCAATTTCTTGAAAGAGAAATTGGAGATTTACCGTTTGGAGGAATTTCTTTCAACAAAAAATTCATAAACGTTCTTGGGCCAACAGGGGTTGGAAAGACCACAACCATTGCTAAGATTGCTGCACGGGCACTTCTTGAAAATAAGAAGAAAATCGGTTTTATCACAACTGATACATACCGAATCGCAGCAATTGAGCAGCTTCGTACATATGCGAATTTGTTACAGGCCCCAGTAGAAATTGCATATAATAGTACAGATTTCGAGAAAGCACTCGAGAAACTGGCTGACCGGGACCTGATTTTTATTGATACGGCAGGTCGAAATTATAAAGAGACTAAGTTCGTAGAAGATTTGGCACGTCTAATTGATTTTTCTCTAGATATGGAATCGTATCTAGTGCTGTCCCTTACGTCGAAAGAAGAAGATATGAGGGTCATCGTCGAACAGTTCAAATCATTTGCAGTCGAAAAATTCATTTTCACGAAAATGGACGAAACTGGATCAATCGGTCCAATGTTTAATTTGATGAAGGACTATGGTATTGGTACCGCATATTACACTGATGGTCAGGAAGTTCCAGAAGATATTACCGAGGCGGATAGCATGAAACTCATTACCTTGTTACTAAAGGGTGTATATGATGCGTGA
- the flhA gene encoding flagellar biosynthesis protein FlhA, which translates to MQFRDIGVLAAVIMIVAMLVIPLPPWLLSFLIIINITLGLLVLLTAMNMQEALQFSIFPTLLLLLTLFRLGLNVSTTRAILTNGDAGGVVETFGTFVTGGNIVVGLVIFIILVIIQFIVITKGAERVSEVAARFTLDAMPGKQMSIDADLNAGMISETEARARREKVSNEADFYGAMDGATKFVKGDAIAGIIIVIINLLVGMIIGVVQMGLPFAEAAILFSELTVGDGIVSQIPALLISTATGIVVTRAASKGNLGTDITSQLLGQPKLLYVAAVTVLLLGLATPISDIFTLPIAITLAVAAYIMSQKVTEKPEELLEMEEDFETEGMKSPENVVNLLNIDPIEFEFGYGLIPLVDATQGGDLLDRVVMIRRQLAIELGLVIPVVRIRDNIQLQPNEYRIKIKGSELARGELLLDHYLAMSPGGDDSIEGIDTIEPSFGLPAKWITEDVKEDAEILGYTVVDPPSVVSTHMTEVIRANAADLIGRQETKQLVDHVRETFPILVDELTPTPLSIGEIQKVLAKLLNENVSVRNLPIIFETLADYSKYTSDVDVLTEYVRQALARQITNQYASASQSLKVLTVTGKVEKMIADNIQQTEQGNYLSLDPQHSQDIIEAIAAEVERVALMDQSPVVLCTPAIRMYLRQITERYFPQIPVLSYNELEASIEVQSVGVVDI; encoded by the coding sequence ATGCAATTCAGAGATATAGGAGTACTCGCGGCGGTAATTATGATCGTTGCGATGCTTGTCATCCCGCTTCCACCATGGCTTTTAAGTTTCTTGATTATTATTAATATTACGCTTGGACTTTTAGTTCTTTTAACAGCCATGAACATGCAGGAAGCGTTACAGTTTTCAATTTTTCCTACCTTATTACTTCTACTTACACTTTTCCGTCTGGGTCTTAATGTTTCGACTACGCGGGCAATTTTAACAAACGGAGATGCGGGTGGAGTTGTTGAAACGTTCGGGACCTTCGTTACAGGAGGCAATATCGTCGTTGGTCTTGTTATTTTCATCATCCTAGTCATTATTCAGTTTATCGTCATTACAAAAGGTGCGGAGCGGGTGTCCGAAGTTGCAGCCCGTTTCACGCTCGATGCAATGCCGGGGAAACAAATGAGTATCGATGCTGACTTGAACGCTGGTATGATTTCTGAAACAGAAGCACGTGCGAGACGTGAAAAAGTAAGTAATGAAGCCGACTTTTACGGTGCAATGGACGGGGCAACGAAATTCGTCAAAGGGGATGCAATTGCCGGTATTATTATCGTTATTATCAACTTACTTGTTGGTATGATTATCGGGGTTGTTCAAATGGGTCTTCCGTTCGCGGAAGCGGCTATCCTGTTCTCAGAATTGACAGTCGGTGACGGTATCGTTTCACAAATACCAGCACTTCTCATTTCGACTGCAACAGGTATTGTTGTGACACGTGCCGCATCTAAGGGGAATCTTGGTACTGATATTACTAGCCAACTTTTGGGGCAGCCTAAACTACTTTACGTTGCTGCTGTAACTGTTTTATTGCTAGGTCTTGCAACACCTATTAGTGATATATTTACACTTCCAATTGCGATTACACTTGCAGTTGCGGCATATATAATGTCTCAAAAAGTCACAGAAAAACCTGAGGAATTACTGGAGATGGAAGAAGATTTTGAAACGGAGGGCATGAAGAGTCCGGAGAATGTCGTCAATTTGCTAAATATAGACCCTATTGAATTCGAATTCGGTTATGGGCTTATTCCGCTCGTTGATGCAACACAGGGAGGAGATCTCCTTGATCGAGTCGTCATGATCCGTAGGCAATTGGCAATCGAGTTGGGCCTTGTTATTCCGGTCGTCCGTATCAGGGATAATATCCAACTACAGCCGAATGAGTACAGAATCAAAATTAAGGGCAGTGAATTAGCTAGAGGAGAATTACTTCTTGATCACTACTTGGCAATGAGTCCAGGCGGGGATGATTCGATCGAGGGTATCGATACGATAGAACCATCTTTTGGGCTACCTGCTAAATGGATAACAGAAGACGTGAAAGAAGATGCCGAGATTCTCGGCTACACGGTTGTCGATCCGCCGAGTGTTGTTTCAACCCATATGACAGAAGTGATTCGTGCAAATGCTGCGGATTTGATTGGCCGTCAAGAAACAAAACAACTTGTCGATCATGTGCGTGAGACATTCCCGATTCTTGTCGATGAGTTGACGCCTACACCATTGTCAATTGGTGAAATTCAAAAAGTACTTGCAAAATTGCTTAACGAGAACGTCTCGGTACGGAACTTGCCAATAATCTTTGAAACACTTGCTGATTATTCTAAATATACATCAGATGTCGATGTCTTAACAGAATATGTTAGACAGGCTCTTGCAAGGCAAATTACAAATCAGTACGCATCAGCTAGTCAGTCACTTAAAGTGCTGACTGTAACTGGTAAAGTTGAGAAAATGATTGCCGATAATATTCAACAAACGGAGCAGGGGAATTATCTATCTCTCGACCCGCAACATTCACAAGACATTATCGAGGCGATTGCAGCGGAAGTGGAACGTGTTGCATTGATGGACCAATCGCCGGTTGTTCTGTGTACGCCGGCAATCCGCATGTATTTGAGACAAATAACGGAACGATACTTCCCTCAAATCCCAGTATTATCATACAATGAGCTCGAAGCTTCAATTGAAGTCCAAAGTGTTGGGGTGGTGGATATCTGA
- the flhB gene encoding flagellar biosynthesis protein FlhB yields the protein MMLRLDLQFFSGEKTEKATPKKREDSRKKGQVLKSQDVTSAILLLAVFLFLFFAAGFMRDRFFVFFHQAFTEYIPIANMDEDQAMLIYGEVLIQMAFLLLPVMLVAVVAGVGGNIFQFGLLLTGEPLKMDLKKIDPIKGLKRIFSIRAIIELMKSILKISFIGTTTTLILMANIDKVLGLAFKSPWDTLTTIGQLAALMGITAAFVLLFISILDFMYQKFDYEKNLRMSKQDIKTEHKNSEGDPMIKSRIKQLQREMSMRRMMQEVPHADVVITNPTHYAIALKYKDGDMDAPIVVAKGVDFVAQKIKLIATEHNIVMVENRPLARSLYDDVEIGGRIPEEFFKAIAEILAYVYRIQRKI from the coding sequence ATGATGTTGCGGCTGGATCTGCAATTTTTTTCAGGGGAAAAGACTGAAAAAGCCACTCCGAAAAAACGGGAAGATTCCAGAAAGAAAGGCCAAGTTTTAAAAAGTCAAGATGTTACAAGTGCAATTCTGTTACTCGCCGTGTTCCTGTTCCTGTTTTTTGCCGCAGGATTTATGAGGGACCGATTTTTCGTGTTTTTCCATCAAGCATTTACTGAATATATCCCAATAGCTAATATGGACGAGGACCAGGCAATGCTTATTTATGGCGAAGTTTTAATTCAAATGGCATTTCTTCTTTTGCCAGTTATGCTTGTTGCAGTTGTTGCAGGAGTAGGAGGAAACATATTTCAGTTCGGTTTACTACTTACTGGAGAACCTTTGAAAATGGATTTGAAAAAAATAGATCCAATTAAAGGACTTAAACGCATTTTTTCTATTCGTGCGATCATTGAATTAATGAAGTCCATCCTGAAAATCTCGTTTATAGGGACTACAACAACATTAATCCTTATGGCGAATATCGACAAAGTACTTGGACTGGCTTTTAAAAGTCCTTGGGATACATTAACGACTATTGGACAACTTGCCGCATTAATGGGAATAACGGCGGCGTTCGTTTTGTTGTTCATATCTATTTTAGATTTTATGTATCAGAAATTTGACTATGAAAAAAATCTCCGAATGTCCAAACAGGATATTAAGACTGAACATAAAAACTCTGAAGGGGACCCGATGATAAAATCGCGTATTAAGCAGCTACAACGTGAAATGTCGATGAGGCGTATGATGCAGGAAGTTCCTCATGCTGATGTTGTTATCACAAATCCGACCCATTATGCGATTGCATTGAAGTATAAGGACGGAGATATGGATGCGCCAATCGTTGTAGCAAAAGGCGTCGATTTCGTCGCTCAGAAAATTAAATTGATTGCCACTGAGCATAACATCGTTATGGTAGAAAATCGGCCACTTGCTAGATCACTCTATGATGATGTTGAAATTGGTGGCAGGATTCCAGAAGAGTTCTTCAAAGCGATAGCTGAAATACTTGCGTATGTGTACAGAATTCAACGCAAAATTTGA
- the fliR gene encoding flagellar biosynthetic protein FliR yields MEEIVPSFAAYLLIFTRVTAFFVTLPLFSYRAIPTTQRIIFGALLAWMLVYTVDVPDLEIDGAYLLLIVKEAITGLFIGIIAFIVMSAIQIAGGFIDFQMGFAIANVIDPQTGAQSPLLGQFFNSLAILLLLALNGHHMLLDGIFYSYQFISADQLWPAFGQERLIDFVVRTFATSFAIAFQMSIPIVATLFLVDLALGITARAVPQLNIFVVGFPIKIGVSFIVLFIMMGVMVQVMKKLFEVMMISMRDLMLILGGG; encoded by the coding sequence ATGGAAGAAATAGTACCTTCATTCGCCGCATACTTACTTATCTTTACTCGTGTTACTGCTTTTTTTGTAACGCTTCCACTTTTCTCATACCGGGCAATCCCGACTACACAACGCATTATTTTTGGTGCTTTGTTGGCATGGATGCTTGTCTATACAGTTGATGTACCAGATTTAGAAATTGACGGGGCATATCTTTTACTTATCGTGAAAGAAGCTATAACGGGATTATTCATTGGAATTATCGCATTTATCGTGATGTCAGCAATTCAGATTGCCGGTGGTTTTATTGATTTTCAAATGGGTTTTGCTATTGCAAACGTCATTGACCCGCAAACAGGGGCGCAATCTCCACTCCTTGGCCAATTTTTTAATTCGCTGGCAATTCTTCTTTTACTCGCCTTAAACGGCCATCACATGCTGTTGGATGGTATTTTTTATAGTTATCAATTCATCTCAGCAGATCAACTTTGGCCAGCCTTCGGGCAAGAGCGACTAATAGATTTCGTCGTTCGAACATTTGCAACCTCATTTGCAATTGCTTTTCAAATGTCTATCCCAATTGTTGCGACATTATTCCTTGTAGATCTAGCACTTGGAATTACTGCAAGAGCAGTACCGCAGCTAAACATTTTTGTTGTCGGGTTCCCAATCAAAATTGGTGTCAGCTTCATCGTTCTGTTTATTATGATGGGCGTCATGGTTCAAGTGATGAAAAAATTGTTTGAAGTGATGATGATTAGTATGAGGGACTTGATGTTAATTCTTGGAGGTGGCTAG
- the fliQ gene encoding flagellar biosynthesis protein FliQ, with the protein MTQELVVEIAERAIWVILLASGPLLILALVSGLAVSIFQATTQIQEQTLAFVPKIVAVLVGIVFFGPWMLARVTSYASDIFENLGRFVG; encoded by the coding sequence ATGACACAGGAATTAGTCGTAGAGATAGCTGAGCGTGCAATCTGGGTCATTCTTTTGGCTTCAGGCCCACTCCTCATTCTTGCGCTAGTGTCGGGACTTGCCGTCAGTATTTTTCAAGCCACCACACAAATTCAAGAACAGACACTGGCGTTCGTGCCTAAGATAGTGGCTGTCCTGGTAGGAATTGTGTTTTTTGGTCCGTGGATGCTGGCAAGAGTCACATCGTATGCATCGGATATTTTTGAGAATCTTGGACGGTTTGTCGGGTGA
- the fliP gene encoding flagellar type III secretion system pore protein FliP (The bacterial flagellar biogenesis protein FliP forms a type III secretion system (T3SS)-type pore required for flagellar assembly.), with product MNDFAQFFADSDSANVSTSIKMMLILTVLSLAPAILILMTSFARIIIVLSFVRTALATQQMPPNQVLVGLALFLTFFIMAPTFQQVNDKALTPLFADEISLDEAYEQASIPLKEFMSKHTRQKDLDLFLRYNQADRPESLEDISLTMLVPAFALSEIKTAFQMGFMIFIPFLVIDMIVASILMSMGMMMLPPVMISLPFKILLFVLVDGWYLIIKSLLQSF from the coding sequence ATGAATGATTTTGCCCAGTTTTTTGCAGACAGTGATTCAGCAAATGTATCAACATCTATCAAAATGATGCTCATCCTGACTGTCTTGTCTCTAGCACCAGCTATTCTAATATTAATGACTTCTTTTGCTAGGATTATCATCGTTCTGTCATTTGTCAGAACTGCACTTGCGACACAGCAGATGCCTCCGAACCAGGTGCTTGTCGGCCTAGCACTCTTTTTAACGTTTTTCATTATGGCTCCAACGTTTCAGCAAGTAAATGATAAGGCTCTTACTCCATTATTTGCTGATGAGATTTCACTGGACGAAGCATATGAACAGGCGAGTATCCCGTTAAAAGAGTTCATGAGCAAACACACTAGACAGAAGGATTTAGATTTATTCCTTCGCTATAACCAAGCAGATAGACCTGAATCACTTGAAGATATTTCACTCACGATGCTAGTTCCCGCATTCGCACTTAGTGAAATTAAAACAGCTTTTCAAATGGGTTTTATGATTTTTATCCCATTTTTAGTTATCGACATGATTGTTGCGAGTATCCTTATGTCAATGGGGATGATGATGTTGCCGCCAGTCATGATTTCATTACCGTTTAAAATATTGCTGTTTGTCTTAGTGGATGGATGGTATCTCATTATTAAATCATTGTTGCAAAGTTTTTAG
- a CDS encoding flagellar biosynthetic protein FliO, giving the protein MKFSVVQKYLSALIVVVFIVSQLPYAPVFADTDSDLNKPVSDLFNEESKTDSKTEKKAETETETETETPPANLQTDKADVGSSAGDYIKTLFALVFVVGLLFGLLKLVNRKNKLYDKNRLMKNMGGISLGQQKSIQLVVIGESYYLIGVGDDIRLLKEISDPDEIDKLVEFYEGDSPELATGMLNKILAKVTGKSKIDSNEKTQESTDFSTIFQSRLEEMKEERKRHISRLTEKGRNRDE; this is encoded by the coding sequence ATGAAATTTTCGGTTGTACAAAAGTATTTGTCGGCTCTCATTGTAGTCGTCTTCATAGTAAGCCAATTACCATATGCACCCGTCTTTGCAGACACTGATTCCGATCTAAATAAACCTGTATCTGATTTGTTTAATGAAGAATCGAAAACTGATTCGAAAACGGAAAAAAAGGCAGAAACAGAAACAGAAACAGAAACAGAAACACCACCTGCTAATCTTCAGACCGACAAAGCAGACGTAGGTTCTTCGGCGGGGGACTATATAAAAACGTTATTCGCTTTAGTTTTCGTTGTCGGGTTATTGTTCGGACTCTTGAAATTAGTTAATCGGAAAAATAAGCTCTACGATAAAAATCGTCTTATGAAAAATATGGGTGGTATTTCACTTGGACAACAAAAATCAATCCAATTGGTCGTAATAGGAGAATCCTATTACTTAATTGGGGTTGGAGACGATATACGACTGTTGAAGGAGATTTCGGATCCCGATGAAATAGACAAGCTAGTAGAATTTTATGAGGGTGATAGTCCGGAACTAGCAACTGGGATGCTGAATAAAATTCTCGCTAAAGTAACGGGTAAATCTAAAATCGACTCGAACGAGAAAACGCAAGAGTCAACGGATTTCAGCACTATTTTTCAATCAAGGCTAGAAGAGATGAAAGAAGAGAGGAAACGGCATATCAGCCGGTTGACAGAAAAGGGGCGCAACCGAGATGAATGA
- a CDS encoding response regulator — MSRRILIVDDAAFMRMMIKDILTKNNFEVVGEAADGVQAIEKYFELKPDLVTMDITMPEMDGIAALKAIKEKDAAAKIIMCSAMGQQAMVIDAIQAGAKDFIVKPFQADRVVEAIEKALG, encoded by the coding sequence ATGAGTAGACGTATATTAATAGTAGATGACGCAGCTTTCATGCGAATGATGATAAAAGATATTTTGACGAAAAATAATTTCGAAGTGGTTGGTGAAGCAGCAGATGGGGTACAAGCCATTGAAAAGTATTTCGAATTAAAACCAGATCTTGTCACGATGGACATTACAATGCCTGAAATGGATGGAATTGCAGCATTAAAAGCAATTAAAGAAAAAGACGCTGCTGCAAAAATCATCATGTGTTCAGCAATGGGACAGCAGGCAATGGTAATCGATGCGATTCAAGCTGGCGCAAAAGACTTTATCGTCAAACCGTTCCAGGCAGATCGTGTTGTTGAAGCAATTGAAAAAGCATTAGGATAA
- the fliY gene encoding flagellar motor switch phosphatase FliY, whose product MSDNILSQEEIEALLRGEPLQSEEPADSTNKQIVTSDYLDDMEKDALGEIGNISFGSSATALSALLGQKVEITTPTISVVDKETLEEEFIHPYVAVKVDYTVGLSGMNLLVIKQSDAAIIADLMLGGDGLEPNMDLGEIHLSAVQEAMNQMMGSAATSMSTLFNKKVDISPPSIDLMDVLEDKGRNLIPQDDLLIKVSFALKVGELIDSNIMQLLPLGFGKKLVASLMGGDAEDEAAAVVEMAPSKQLQQPARVPQQSQQQVSQQPYGQNDFGQGMQQPMYDSHFGQSDLQQQQMQMRSQQPHVQVQQAQFATFESPSLNKSESNNLNMLLDIPLQVTVELGRTKRSVKEILEMSSGSIIELDKLAGEPVDILVNNRHIAKGEVVVIDENFGVRITDILSQVERLNNLK is encoded by the coding sequence ATGAGTGATAATATCCTTTCACAGGAAGAAATTGAAGCATTATTACGTGGAGAACCTTTGCAGAGTGAAGAGCCCGCGGACTCCACCAACAAACAAATAGTTACGTCGGATTACTTGGATGATATGGAAAAGGATGCGCTTGGTGAAATCGGCAATATTTCTTTCGGCAGTTCTGCAACGGCATTGTCTGCATTGCTCGGACAAAAAGTTGAAATAACGACACCGACTATTTCGGTTGTTGATAAGGAAACTTTGGAAGAAGAATTTATCCATCCATACGTTGCTGTTAAGGTGGACTATACAGTAGGTCTTAGCGGTATGAACTTACTCGTTATTAAGCAAAGTGATGCAGCAATAATTGCGGACCTCATGTTAGGCGGGGATGGTTTAGAACCGAATATGGACCTTGGTGAAATTCATTTGAGTGCGGTTCAGGAAGCGATGAATCAAATGATGGGTTCCGCGGCAACTTCAATGTCGACCTTATTCAATAAGAAGGTCGATATTTCTCCTCCATCCATTGATTTGATGGATGTCCTTGAAGATAAAGGCCGGAATCTTATACCTCAGGATGATTTATTGATAAAAGTATCATTTGCACTTAAAGTGGGTGAACTTATAGATTCAAACATCATGCAGCTGCTTCCACTAGGATTTGGGAAGAAATTAGTGGCCTCTCTCATGGGGGGAGACGCAGAAGATGAAGCGGCGGCAGTTGTTGAGATGGCTCCATCGAAACAACTCCAACAACCAGCTCGAGTACCACAGCAGTCACAACAACAAGTGTCACAGCAACCGTACGGGCAAAATGATTTTGGTCAAGGGATGCAACAGCCGATGTATGACTCGCACTTTGGACAATCCGATCTGCAGCAACAGCAGATGCAGATGCGTTCGCAACAACCGCATGTACAAGTCCAACAGGCACAGTTTGCAACCTTTGAAAGTCCATCATTAAATAAGTCCGAGTCTAATAACTTGAATATGCTCCTTGATATTCCGCTACAAGTAACGGTCGAACTAGGAAGAACAAAACGTTCCGTTAAGGAAATTTTGGAAATGTCGAGTGGTTCCATTATTGAACTAGACAAACTTGCAGGTGAACCGGTTGATATTTTAGTAAACAACCGCCATATTGCCAAAGGAGAAGTTGTCGTTATAGACGAAAACTTCGGAGTACGAATCACAGATATTTTAAGTCAGGTAGAACGCTTGAACAATTTAAAATAA